A region of Sphingomonas crusticola DNA encodes the following proteins:
- the rplI gene encoding 50S ribosomal protein L9 encodes MDVILLERVEKLGAIGDVVSVKNGFARNYLLPNKKALRANEANKKVFESNRAQIEADNASRRADAEKASKGIDGKTLTLIRQASNTGQLYGSVSARDLAELLEEDGTRVARNQIVLDKPIKAIGVSTIKIALHPEVTVAIKVNVARSPEEAELQAQGVDVMAQMFERDEAGFTEDYDPNAEPGEIAVDAPAEAADDRSAAA; translated from the coding sequence ATGGACGTGATCCTGCTTGAGCGCGTCGAGAAGCTCGGCGCCATCGGCGACGTCGTTTCTGTCAAGAACGGCTTCGCACGTAACTATCTTCTGCCCAACAAGAAGGCGCTCCGCGCCAACGAAGCCAACAAGAAGGTCTTCGAAAGCAACCGCGCGCAGATCGAGGCCGATAACGCTTCGCGCCGCGCGGATGCCGAGAAGGCATCGAAGGGCATCGACGGCAAGACGCTGACTCTGATCCGTCAGGCGTCGAACACCGGCCAGCTTTACGGTTCGGTTTCGGCGCGCGATCTGGCCGAGCTGCTCGAAGAGGACGGTACCCGGGTCGCCCGGAACCAGATCGTCCTCGACAAGCCGATCAAGGCGATCGGCGTCAGCACGATCAAGATCGCGCTTCACCCGGAAGTGACGGTGGCGATCAAGGTCAATGTCGCCCGTTCGCCGGAAGAGGCAGAACTGCAGGCGCAGGGCGTCGACGTCATGGCGCAGATGTTCGAGCGTGACGAAGCCGGCTTCACCGAGGATTACGATCCGAACGCGGAGCCAGGTGAAATCGCCGTCGATGCACCTGCTGAAGCGGCTGACGATCGGTCTGCCGCGGCCTGA
- a CDS encoding LacI family DNA-binding transcriptional regulator, protein MNEMTPPRPPATISDVAEAAGVSIKTVSRVFNEEPNVREETRRHVLQIVAELDYHPNMAARSLAGRKSYLIGLLYDNPCANYILGLQSGSLDRLRGDKWRLLVVPCEDSGRLGGKTVSMVRSAGVGGVILTSPICDNPEILNELITARIPLVRIAPAGDANIDAIAPSVGMDDCSAAADITQHLIALGHRRIAIILGDPTHSSNQERWAGFNRAMDLAGLQVEPSLVGRGLYTFESGLEAARLLLNRPDRPTAIFAQNDDMAAGAIVAAGELGIAVPTQLSVVGFDDSQIASTVWPRITTIRQPIRAMAQAATDALVKILEGSHRAPEHRLMPYELIVRESCGPVPAE, encoded by the coding sequence ATGAATGAAATGACCCCGCCGCGTCCGCCTGCGACGATATCCGATGTAGCGGAGGCCGCCGGCGTATCGATCAAGACCGTTTCGCGCGTCTTCAACGAAGAGCCGAATGTGCGCGAAGAGACGCGCCGGCATGTGCTGCAGATCGTGGCGGAGCTGGACTACCATCCAAACATGGCGGCGCGCAGCCTCGCAGGCCGCAAATCCTACCTAATCGGCCTGCTCTACGATAATCCGTGCGCCAATTATATTCTCGGGCTGCAGAGCGGCAGCCTGGATCGGTTGCGCGGCGACAAGTGGCGGCTGCTGGTGGTGCCCTGCGAGGATTCCGGGCGGCTCGGCGGCAAGACGGTTTCGATGGTACGCTCGGCGGGCGTAGGGGGCGTGATCCTGACGTCGCCGATTTGCGACAATCCTGAAATTTTGAACGAACTGATCACCGCGCGGATACCGTTGGTTCGGATTGCGCCCGCAGGCGATGCCAATATCGACGCGATCGCCCCGTCGGTCGGGATGGACGATTGTTCGGCTGCGGCCGACATCACCCAGCATCTCATCGCGCTCGGCCATCGTAGGATCGCGATCATCCTCGGCGACCCGACCCATTCTTCGAATCAGGAGCGCTGGGCCGGGTTCAATCGCGCGATGGACCTGGCCGGCCTGCAGGTCGAGCCGAGCCTTGTCGGCCGCGGCCTCTACACTTTCGAGAGCGGGCTCGAGGCCGCCCGCTTATTGCTGAACCGGCCGGATCGCCCGACCGCGATCTTCGCCCAGAATGACGACATGGCGGCGGGCGCGATCGTGGCCGCCGGGGAGCTCGGGATTGCGGTCCCGACGCAATTGTCCGTCGTCGGCTTCGACGATAGCCAGATTGCCAGCACCGTGTGGCCGCGCATTACCACCATCCGTCAGCCGATCCGGGCCATGGCCCAGGCTGCCACCGATGCTCTCGTCAAGATATTGGAAGGCTCTCATCGCGCGCCCGAGCATCGGCTGATGCCCTATGAATTGATCGTGCGGGAATCGTGCGGCCCAGTACCCGCCGAATAG
- a CDS encoding polysaccharide biosynthesis protein yields the protein MFVKSWAEAALAIPRPLKRAIALAVDAVLCLLSVWVAYYLRLGTWIDLSTDAKVPTIAAVVIALPIFVSTGLYRMIFRHAGTSAFLAILRASLLYGVAYATLFTLHGFSGVPRTVGLIQPLLLFLSVAGVRALAGLWLGRPYQKALRRDASSNVLIYGAGSSGRQLAGVVATSRQMHIVGFLDDDASLQGGHLLGLPVFSPGELETLIPKLSVSDIVVAMPSVTRRRRKEVLERLRSAGVAVRTLPGLMDLAEGKVHASDVKELEIEDLLGRDSVAGDEDHLRHLFTGAAVLVTGAGGSIGSELCRQILAGSPAMLLLVDSSEFALYAIHRELEDRMRPEDRCRIIPLLGSVTDRARMHEIIATWRPSTIYHAAAYKHVPLVEHNPVEGARNNVLGTLVMAQLAEQLGVARFVLVSTDKAVRPTNVMGATKRLAELILQALAADAGGTCYAIVRFGNVLGSSGSVVPLFRQQIRDGGPVTITHRDITRYFMTIPEAAQLVLQAGIMARGGEVFVLDMGEPVRVYDLARNMIELSGLSIRSADHPDGDIEIEVVGLRPGEKLFEELLIGNDPIRTAHPRIMMANEAYLSWDKLGDRLAQLGDVIAAQDAAAVRTLLRELVPEFAPVDDLSDWVAAAKEEKPARDRGEMRNVEPSREGEVARAAHAVAKQASARALP from the coding sequence ATGTTCGTAAAGTCGTGGGCAGAGGCGGCCTTGGCCATCCCACGGCCGCTAAAGCGCGCTATAGCGCTCGCGGTCGACGCCGTGCTGTGCCTGCTTTCGGTCTGGGTCGCTTATTATCTGCGCCTCGGCACCTGGATCGACCTATCGACCGATGCAAAGGTGCCGACGATCGCCGCGGTCGTCATCGCTCTGCCGATTTTCGTTTCCACCGGCCTGTACCGCATGATCTTTCGTCATGCCGGTACCAGCGCATTTCTGGCCATTCTTCGTGCGAGCCTGCTGTACGGCGTCGCTTACGCGACCTTGTTCACGCTCCATGGCTTCAGTGGGGTGCCACGCACCGTCGGCCTTATCCAGCCGCTGCTGCTCTTCCTGAGCGTGGCCGGCGTGCGGGCGCTCGCCGGACTTTGGCTCGGCCGACCTTATCAGAAAGCCCTGCGGCGCGACGCTTCTTCCAACGTGCTGATCTACGGGGCCGGCTCGTCGGGACGGCAATTGGCCGGCGTCGTCGCCACCAGCCGACAGATGCATATCGTGGGCTTCCTGGACGATGACGCTTCGCTGCAGGGCGGGCATCTGCTTGGGCTGCCCGTGTTTTCGCCGGGCGAGCTGGAGACGCTCATACCCAAATTGTCCGTGTCGGATATCGTCGTGGCAATGCCGTCGGTGACGCGCCGCCGTCGCAAGGAGGTGCTGGAACGGCTCCGTTCAGCGGGCGTGGCGGTGCGGACATTGCCCGGCTTGATGGATCTGGCGGAGGGCAAGGTCCACGCGAGCGACGTCAAGGAACTGGAAATCGAGGATCTGTTGGGTCGCGATAGCGTGGCCGGCGACGAGGATCATTTGCGCCACCTCTTTACCGGCGCTGCCGTTCTCGTAACGGGCGCGGGCGGATCGATTGGCAGCGAATTGTGCCGTCAGATCCTGGCGGGTTCGCCCGCAATGCTGTTGCTGGTCGATTCTTCCGAATTCGCGCTCTACGCGATCCACCGCGAGCTCGAAGATCGAATGCGGCCCGAGGATCGCTGTCGCATCATTCCGCTGCTGGGCTCCGTTACCGATCGCGCGCGGATGCATGAGATCATCGCGACGTGGCGTCCTTCCACCATCTACCATGCGGCTGCCTACAAGCATGTGCCGCTGGTGGAGCATAATCCGGTCGAGGGCGCGCGCAACAACGTGCTCGGCACGCTGGTCATGGCGCAACTCGCCGAGCAATTGGGAGTAGCGCGGTTCGTACTCGTCAGCACCGACAAGGCGGTGCGGCCCACCAATGTCATGGGTGCGACCAAGCGGCTGGCAGAGCTGATCCTCCAGGCGTTGGCGGCGGACGCCGGCGGGACCTGCTATGCGATCGTGCGGTTCGGCAACGTATTGGGATCGAGCGGGTCGGTCGTTCCCCTGTTCCGCCAGCAAATCCGCGATGGTGGTCCGGTGACGATCACCCACCGCGATATCACGCGCTATTTCATGACGATTCCCGAGGCCGCTCAGCTGGTGCTTCAGGCCGGAATCATGGCCCGGGGCGGCGAGGTGTTCGTGCTCGACATGGGCGAGCCGGTTCGTGTGTACGACCTGGCGCGCAATATGATCGAGCTTTCCGGTCTTTCAATCCGTTCGGCCGACCACCCCGACGGCGATATCGAGATCGAGGTCGTCGGATTGCGGCCCGGCGAGAAGCTGTTCGAGGAATTGCTGATCGGGAATGACCCGATCCGTACGGCGCACCCGAGGATCATGATGGCGAACGAGGCCTATCTGTCCTGGGACAAGCTTGGCGATCGGCTCGCCCAGCTTGGCGATGTGATCGCAGCGCAGGACGCAGCCGCCGTCCGTACTCTATTGCGCGAGCTGGTTCCTGAATTCGCACCTGTCGACGACCTCAGCGATTGGGTGGCAGCCGCGAAGGAGGAGAAGCCTGCGCGGGATCGGGGAGAGATGCGTAATGTCGAGCCTAGCCGCGAAGGCGAGGTGGCTCGGGCCGCGCATGCAGTCGCCAAGCAGGCAAGCGCGCGGGCCTTACCCTAG
- a CDS encoding polysaccharide biosynthesis protein has product MFDGKTLLISGGTGSFGSTVLRLLMSEPFAEIRIFSRDEKKQEDQRLHYRDKRLRYYLGDVRDYRSIANAVSGVDYIFHAAALKQVPSCEFHPMEAVKTNVLGTDNLLEAAIAAGVSRVVCLSTDKAVYPINAMGISKALMEKVMIAKSRLAVGTATTITGTRYGNVLASRGSVVPLFANQVRSGKPITITDPSMTRFVMTLAEAVDLVLYAFKHGENGDLFVQKAPAATIETLARAVLEILGVPDHESRIIGTRHGEKLYETLLSREEMAVAHDLGDYYRVPADNRDLNYSVFVEKGERTISQYDDFTSHNTRQLDQTEMSAILRKLDYFQGSSAGIEE; this is encoded by the coding sequence ATGTTCGACGGTAAGACGCTCCTGATCAGCGGCGGCACGGGTTCCTTCGGATCGACGGTGTTACGCCTGCTCATGAGCGAGCCTTTCGCGGAAATACGCATCTTCAGCCGCGACGAGAAGAAGCAGGAAGACCAGCGGCTACATTATCGCGACAAAAGGCTGCGTTATTATCTCGGAGACGTGCGCGATTATCGCTCGATCGCCAACGCGGTCAGCGGTGTCGACTATATTTTCCACGCCGCGGCGCTGAAGCAGGTTCCCTCGTGCGAATTCCATCCGATGGAGGCGGTCAAGACCAACGTTCTTGGCACCGACAATCTGCTCGAAGCCGCGATCGCGGCCGGCGTGTCGCGCGTCGTGTGCCTTTCGACCGACAAGGCGGTTTATCCGATCAACGCCATGGGCATCTCCAAGGCGCTGATGGAAAAGGTGATGATCGCCAAGTCGCGGCTCGCCGTGGGGACCGCCACCACCATCACCGGCACGCGCTATGGTAACGTCCTCGCCTCGCGCGGATCTGTCGTGCCGCTGTTCGCCAATCAGGTGCGCAGCGGCAAGCCGATCACCATAACCGATCCGAGCATGACGCGCTTCGTGATGACGCTCGCCGAAGCCGTGGATCTGGTGCTCTACGCCTTCAAGCATGGCGAGAATGGCGACCTGTTCGTCCAGAAAGCGCCGGCGGCGACGATTGAGACGCTCGCGCGCGCGGTCTTGGAAATACTCGGCGTGCCCGATCATGAAAGCCGCATCATCGGCACGCGCCATGGCGAGAAGCTATACGAAACCCTGCTCAGCCGGGAAGAGATGGCGGTCGCTCATGACCTCGGCGATTATTATCGCGTGCCCGCCGACAATCGCGACCTCAATTATTCGGTCTTCGTCGAAAAAGGCGAGCGGACCATCTCTCAATATGACGACTTCACGTCGCACAATACGCGCCAGCTCGACCAGACCGAGATGAGCGCGATCCTGCGCAAACTCGATTATTTTCAGGGCAGTTCGGCCGGTATCGAAGAATGA
- the rpsR gene encoding 30S ribosomal protein S18, whose amino-acid sequence MARAFFRRRKSCPFSAKDAPRIDYKDVRLLQGFVSERGKIVPSRITAVSAKKQRELAQAIKRARHIGLLPYIVK is encoded by the coding sequence ATGGCCCGTGCATTTTTCCGCCGCCGCAAGAGCTGCCCCTTCTCCGCGAAGGACGCGCCCCGGATCGACTATAAGGACGTCCGGCTGCTCCAGGGCTTCGTGTCCGAGCGTGGCAAGATCGTTCCCAGCCGCATCACCGCGGTTTCCGCAAAGAAGCAGCGCGAGCTCGCCCAGGCGATCAAGCGTGCCCGTCATATCGGGCTGCTTCCGTACATCGTTAAGTAA
- the rpsF gene encoding 30S ribosomal protein S6, with translation MALYEHVFLARQDLAQAQVDALAEAATKIVTDGQGKVVKTETWGLRSLAYRIAKNRKAHYVMLEIDAPTGVVAELERQLGINEDIVRFMTVRVDEHENGPSAMMRRGERDRERGRGDRPDRGDRGDRPDRGDRGDRPRRDDRDDVAA, from the coding sequence ATGGCTCTTTACGAGCACGTCTTCCTTGCGCGCCAGGATCTGGCGCAGGCGCAAGTGGACGCACTGGCGGAAGCCGCCACCAAGATTGTTACCGATGGGCAAGGCAAGGTCGTCAAGACCGAGACCTGGGGCTTGCGCTCGCTCGCCTATCGCATCGCCAAGAATCGCAAGGCGCATTATGTGATGCTCGAAATCGATGCGCCGACGGGCGTCGTCGCCGAGCTTGAGCGCCAGCTTGGTATCAACGAAGATATCGTCCGCTTCATGACCGTCCGCGTCGACGAGCATGAGAATGGCCCGTCGGCGATGATGCGCCGTGGCGAGCGTGATCGCGAGCGTGGCCGTGGCGACCGTCCGGATCGTGGCGATCGCGGCGACCGGCCTGACCGTGGTGATCGTGGCGACCGTCCGCGTCGCGACGACCGCGACGATGTGGCCGCGTAA
- a CDS encoding NAD-dependent epimerase/dehydratase family protein — protein sequence MSTRRILVTGADGFIGRNLIVGLRERGFEIVPVTRQTSDLAAALAGADAVVHLAGANRPSDPADFMAINRDFSQRLGDAIIASGRPLPLIVASTQKALDDTEYGRSKLAGEQTLAKAGATAGAQVHVFRLPNVFGKWSRPNYNSAIATFCHNIPRGLPIEIHDPATPLKLVYIDDVVQAFATLLANPAAAGGVHNVAPVYQTTVGAVADMIRDFHADRSDNRIADVGTGLTRALYATYVSFLPPDEFSYPIVSHRDLRGAFSEMLKTSSAGQFSYFNALPGVTRGGHYHHSKVEKFLIVHGRARFRFRHILTDERHELETSADEPVVVETIPGWTHDVTNVGDDVMVSLLWANEVFDRTRPDTIGAPV from the coding sequence ATGAGCACGCGCCGCATCCTGGTCACGGGCGCCGACGGCTTTATCGGCCGCAATCTCATCGTCGGTTTGCGCGAGCGCGGATTTGAGATCGTACCGGTAACGCGCCAGACCAGCGACCTGGCTGCAGCCTTGGCCGGCGCTGACGCGGTGGTCCATCTCGCTGGCGCCAATCGCCCTTCCGATCCTGCCGATTTCATGGCGATCAACCGCGATTTCTCGCAGCGGCTGGGTGACGCGATCATCGCGTCCGGGCGTCCCCTGCCGCTGATCGTCGCATCGACCCAGAAGGCGCTCGACGACACGGAATATGGCCGCAGCAAACTTGCCGGCGAACAGACTCTTGCAAAGGCAGGCGCTACCGCCGGAGCACAGGTCCACGTCTTCCGGCTGCCCAACGTTTTCGGCAAATGGTCGCGCCCTAATTATAACAGCGCGATCGCCACCTTCTGCCACAACATCCCGCGTGGGCTGCCGATCGAGATCCATGATCCGGCGACACCTCTGAAGCTCGTTTATATCGACGATGTGGTTCAGGCGTTTGCGACGCTGCTGGCCAATCCTGCCGCTGCGGGTGGTGTCCATAACGTAGCGCCGGTCTATCAAACGACCGTCGGCGCGGTCGCCGACATGATCCGCGATTTTCATGCGGATCGCAGCGACAACCGCATCGCAGATGTCGGCACCGGTCTCACCCGCGCTCTCTACGCGACCTATGTCTCGTTCCTGCCGCCCGACGAGTTCAGCTACCCCATAGTGAGCCATCGCGATCTGCGCGGCGCCTTCTCCGAAATGCTCAAAACGAGTTCGGCAGGGCAGTTTTCCTATTTCAACGCGCTGCCGGGCGTGACCCGGGGTGGCCATTATCACCACAGCAAGGTTGAGAAATTCCTGATCGTGCACGGTCGCGCCCGCTTCCGCTTTCGTCACATCCTCACCGATGAGCGCCACGAGCTCGAAACGTCGGCGGACGAACCGGTGGTGGTGGAGACGATACCCGGCTGGACGCACGACGTTACCAACGTGGGGGACGATGTGATGGTGTCGCTGTTATGGGCGAATGAAGTGTTCGATCGGACCAGGCCGGACACGATCGGAGCACCCGTCTAA